In Brachypodium distachyon strain Bd21 chromosome 2, Brachypodium_distachyon_v3.0, whole genome shotgun sequence, one genomic interval encodes:
- the LOC100824582 gene encoding E3 ubiquitin-protein ligase SINA-like 7 → MEGGISSKRQVEARRDGQSSRKRQNVTMGMETLDCPICYLPLRPPIYQCTVGHFVCSSCHPKLLAKKCHLCSVETSFKRCIGMERLMDSLTVPCSNAMYGCAKKMTYYQKEEHEKACPYVPCFCPESTCGFGGPTAALLDHLISQHKWPSTTITYSNQVDFRVHPGLHVLCTEDGHIFLLNMALEPFGHAISVICIQPVTSSGVKYKFECEMDHHCSVTRYFQSSTYKIRSSSLSDGLPTGYNFILPKGEISDDREGILLTVTIRDSEPMVRKPICLKPKHGV, encoded by the exons ATGGAAGGCGGTATCTCTAGCAAGAGGCAAGTAGAAGCTCGGCGAGATGGACAGAGCAGCCGCAAGAGGCAGAATGTCACCATGGGGATGGAGACCCTCGACTGCCCCATCTGCTATCTGCCCCTCAGACCTCCGATATACCAG TGTACCGTAGGGCATTTTGTATGTTCATCTTGCCACCCCAAGCTCCTGGCCAAAAAGTGCCACTTATGCTCTGTCGAAACTTCCTTCAAGCGCTGCATAGGGATGGAACGTCTCATGGATTCACTCACGGTTCCTTGCTCCAATGCCATGTATGGGTGCGCCAAGAAGATGACCTACTATcagaaagaagaacatgagaaGGCATGCCCGTACGTTCCATGTTTCTGCCCAGAGTCCACCTGCGGCTTTGGGGGACCAACAGCCGCGCTCCTGGACCATTTGATCTCCCAGCACAAGTGGCCGTCTACAACCATCACATACTCTAACCAGGTTGACTTCCGCGTGCATCCAGGCCTACATGTTCTTTGTACTGAAGATGGACACATTTTCCTGCTCAACATGGCACTGGAGCCATTTGGACATGCAATCTCTGTCATCTGCATCCAGCCTGTGACCAGCTCAGGTGTGAAATACAAGTTCGAATGTGAAATGGATCACCACTGCTCCGTGACCAGATATTTTCAGAGTTCAACATACAAGATAAGAAGCTCGTCACTGTCTGATGGGCTACCAACAGGGTACAACTTCATTCTTCCCAAGGGCGAGATATCGGATGATAGAGAGGGCATCTTGCTTACAGTCACCATTCGGGATTCAGAACCGATGGTGCGCAAACCGATATGTCTCAAACCGAAACATGGTGTATGA
- the LOC104583006 gene encoding putative E3 ubiquitin-protein ligase SINA-like 6, whose product MEGSSNSNNNNNKSGVKMQSIMGMEVFDCAVCSSPLSPLVFRCSNGDCLCSPCRDKLPAVERLATQRCLSMERVVDNIFVPCKHGCDAKITYHQQRGHQYRCPERPGMCKCLVSGCGFVTATEELFDHLTAGAGIHRLPWEDIKYFVPFKHEVRPGIRLLRGRNKLLFLLEVARESSPGHVVSLTFVRPNGLRSTVGCSVFLCGFHHYQVSKLNIGPDVASKQILCVVSDGKYGVDL is encoded by the exons ATGGAGGGATCAAGCAactccaacaacaacaacaacaagagcGGCGTGAAGATGCAGAGCATCATGGGGATGGAGGTGTTCGACTGCGCCGTCTGCTCCAGCCCCCTCAGCCCTCTAGTCTTCCGG TGCTCAAACGGCGATTGCCTCTGCTCACCCTGCCGCGACAAGCTCCCGGCGGTCGAGCGCCTCGCCACGCAGCGCTGCCTCAGCATGGAGCGCGTCGTGGACAACATCTTCGTCCCCTGCAAGCACGGCTGCGACGCCAAGATCACATACCACCAGCAACGAGGGCACCAATATAGGTGCCCGGAAAGGCCGGGCATGTGCAAGTGCCTGGTCTCCGGCTGCGGCTTCGTCACGGCAACCGAGGAGCTCTTCGACCATctcaccgccggcgccggcatccACCGGCTGCCATGGGAGGACATCAAGTACTTCGTGCCGTTCAAGCACGAGGTCAGGCCGGGCATTCGGCTTCTTCGCGGCAGGAACAAGCTCCTCTTCCTGCTTGAGGTTGCCAGGGAGTCATCCCCCGGCCATGTGGTTTCTCTCACGTTCGTCCGGCCCAACGGTTTGAGAAGCACGGTCGGATGCTCCGTGTTCTTGTGCGGCTTTCACCATTACCAGGTTTCCAAGCTCAACATTGGGCCTGATGTTGCATCCAAGCAGATATTGTGCGTGGTGTCCGATGGAAAATATGGTGTTGATCTCTAG
- the LOC104582476 gene encoding jacalin-related lectin 3, which produces MCLPRHALCWSCHGELPDKGKCESCFLKTGYGYAYSRCFVPTKYTRCLAVERILRSIRVACPNARNAGGSCSASSMPYHEKAEHEQTCAPGLPTSSSSPSVVKMGPCGGGPDGDAWDMDVRGGVNRIIKVVVRHEDAVNSISALCLRDDGHEEQTKVWGAAFGKRSEICLDKDEYLTGVKGRYGQFDGWSVIRALTFVSNRRTIGPYGTDEGMEFELPAAGGGKIVGFHGRSGGLVDAIGTYVKMC; this is translated from the exons ATGTGCCTGCCACGGCACGCCTTGTGTTGGTCCTGCCACGGCGAGCTCCCGGACAAGGGCAAGTGCGAGTCTTGCTTCCTCAAGACGGGCTACGGCTATGCCTACAGCCGCTGCTTCGTCCCGACCAAGTACACCCGCTGCCTCGCCGTGGAGCGCATCCTGCGGTCCATCCGCGTCGCCTGCCCCAACGCCCGGAACGCCGGCGGCAGCTGCTCCGCCAGCAGCATGCCGTACCACGAGAAGGCGGAGCACGAGCAGACGTGCGCCCCTGGGTTGCcaacgtcgtcgtcgtcgccgtcggtcGTGAAGATGGgcccttgcggcggcggccccgacggCGACGCCTGGGACATGGACGTCCGCGGCGGCGTGAACCGCATCATCAAGGTGGTTGTCCGCCACGAGGACGCTGTCAATTCTATCTCGGCGCTGTGCCTGCGAGACGACGGCCATGAGGAGCAGACCAAGGTGTGGGGAGCAGCTTTTGGGAAGCGCTCGGAG ATCTGTCTGGACAAGGATGAGTACTTGACGGGCGTGAAAGGCCGCTACGGGCAATTCGATGGCTGGAGCGTGATCAGGGCGCTCACCTTCGTCAGCAACCGGCGCACCATCGGGCCATACGGCACGGACGAAGGAATGGAGTTTGAGCTCCCTGCGGCCGGTGGTGGCAAGATCGTCGGGTTCCATGGCCGCTCCGGTGGGCTCGTCGACGCCATCGGCACTTACGTCAAGATGTGCTGA
- the LOC104582477 gene encoding E3 ubiquitin-protein ligase SINA-like 3: MQCAVGHAICSSCHGSLPSKDRCHACSAGGGSNRCNALEKILESFRVPCPNAAFGCAAATSYHEAENHRGSCPHAPCFCPEPGCEAFAGDHGWPSTEMTMYGGGERLTLPVPEGTTTTRVLHHGGGGEGRPLFLVRFTTAPQFGTVVPVVCVDPHAVPGERKFRCHLVSGFPAMAWHQVSDFQVRSTNLSGGMPPPYGSCVLVAPEAGSITVSIAKIMRDTRGNEIQLKRMRQSLLPFAIAS, from the coding sequence ATGCAGTGCGCGGTGGGGCACGCGATCTGCTCGAGCTGCCATGGCAGCCTGCCGAGCAAGGACAGGTGCCACGCGtgctccgccggcggcggctccaaCCGCTGCAACGCTCTAGAGAAGATCCTGGAGTCGTTCCGTGTCCCCTGCCCCAACGCCGCCTTcggctgcgccgccgcgacTAGCTACCACGAAGCAGAGAACCACCGGGGGTCGTGCCCGCACGCGCCCTGCTTCTGCCCGGAGCCCGGCTGCGAAGCCTTCGCTGGTGACCACGGTTGGCCGTCCACGGAGATGACGAtgtacggcggcggcgagcgatTGACCCTGCCGGTGCCGGaagggacgacgacgacgcgggtGCTCCAccacggaggcggcggcgaaggcagGCCCCTGTTCCTCGTGAGGTTCACGACGGCGCCGCAGTTCGGCACCGTCGTGCCCGTCGTCTGCGTCGACCCTCATGCCGTGCCCGGTGAGCGCAAGTTCAGGTGCCATCTCGTCTCCGGCTTCCCTGCCATGGCCTGGCATCAGGTTTCGGATTTCCAGGTCAGGAGCACCAACCTCTCCGGCGGGATGCCGCCGCCCTACGGCAGCTGCGTGCTCGTCGCGCCCGAAGCCGGCAGCATCACTGTGAGCATTGCCAAGATCATGCGCGACACCCGCGGGAACGAGATCCAACTGAAGCGTATGCGACAGAGTTTGCTCCCATTTGCGATTGCTAGCTAG
- the LOC100834605 gene encoding heavy metal-associated isoprenylated plant protein 37 — translation MTKDEDFKLVKIQTHVLRVNIHCDGCKHKVKKSLQKIEGVYSVAIDVDNHKVTVTGNVDSETLIRKLTRGGKHAELWSHQKGSSNQGHKGNNQQKQQQQQNQKQAANPSKDGHNKNNNNQKDQGKHGGVGSLMQGLKAFKSQHNKNQLHELSSEDDDMYDDDDDEFEDDYEDDDLGFLGDKMNQLSFLRQHATAAANAKNKNGNSANVNNNQSNANGKKGGGGGAGAGNHHQNNHHQNQKNANMINMAAAANAKMGNGAQKNTSAINGMMGLNHGLGAGSAAPGLQGYTGGFSHPSYAATGYGGLQQQHLQQQQNNNLMASMQGYHNNPAAAAAMMNNLRGLNNNMMMHQPQPQPQMMYHRSPQISPYTAYYNPYSYYYQQPGSSGYHQAGNGEVETMFSDENTKGCVVM, via the exons ATGACTAAAGATGAGGATTTCAAGCTGGTCAAGATCCAG acccatgtcctgagggtgAACATACACTGTGATGGGTGCAAGCACAAGGTGAAGAAGTCGCTTCAGAAGATTGAAG GCGTCTACTCAGTGGCCATAGATGTGGACAACCATAAGGTCACGGTGACTGGCAATGTGGACTCTGAGACATTGATCAGGAAGCTCACCAGAGGAGGCAAGCATGCAGAGCTGTGGTCACATCAGAAGGGCAGCAGCAACCAGGGCCACAAGGGTAACAaccagcagaagcagcagcagcagcagaatcaGAAGCAAGCTGCCAATCCAAGCAAGGATGGccacaacaagaacaacaacaaccagaagGACCAGGGCAAGCATGGTGGAGTTGGAAGCCTCATGCAGGGCCTCAAGGCCTTCAAGAGCCAGCACAACAAGAACCAGCTCCATGAGCTGAGCTCAGAGGATGATGACATGTacgatgacgatgatgatgagtTTGAGGATGACTATGAGGACGATGACCTTGGCTTCCTTGGAGACAAGATGAACCAGCTCAGCTTCCTCAGGCAGCATGCTACGGCAGCAGCCAATGCCAAGAACAAGAACGGCAACAGTGCCAATGTAAACAATAACCAAAGCAATGCCAATGGCAAGAaaggtggtggaggcggcgcaggAGCGGGCAACCACCATCAGAACAACCATCACCAGAACCAGAAGAATGCTAATATGATCAACATGGCGGCTGCTGCAAATGCCAAGATGGGGAATGGTGCTCAGAAGAACACTAGTGCCATCAATGGCATGATGGGCCTCAACCATGGCCTGGGGGCAGGCAGTGCAGCTCCTGGCTTACAAGGCTACACTGGCGGCTTCAGCCACCCATCCTATGCTGCGACCGGTTACGGAGGGCTTCAACAGCAAcacctccagcagcagcagaacaaCAACCTCATGGCAAGCATGCAGGGGTACCATAATAACCCAGCAGCGGCTGCAGCGATGATGAACAATCTGAGAGGCCTGAACAACAACATGATGATGCATCAGCCGCAGCCTCAGCCACAGATGATGTACCACCGATCGCCTCAGATCAGCCCTTACACCGCCTACTACAACCCATACAGCTACTACTACCAACAACCTGGCAGCTCTGGTTACCATCAGGCCGGCAATGGGGAAGTCGAGACCATGTTCAGTGATGAGAATACCAAGGGTTGTGTTGTCATGTAG